The DNA region ATTAGTCGGAGATGATAGTTGGAGATCGTCAGTATTGAGATGTAGTTAAGTGCGTTGATCCGGCTGCCGGTTTTTCTTTCAGTGCAGGACATACCTCATGTGATGCAGGCACATGGGAAGCGGCTTGACGCGGTCACAAAATCAGACAGGCGCCGACAATTCGGGCCTGTCTGATTTGATTTCGAGGGACTATTCGGTTTTGAAGCCTGCGCGACTCCAGGCAAGATAGCCGCCTGCCAGTGCCCGGACATCCCAGTATCCGTGGCGTTGCAGGTAGGAAGCCGCGATATTGGAACGGTAGCCCGAGGCGCAGTAGAGGATATGGTGAGCATCCTCGGGCAGATTGAACTTGCCTGCAAGAATGTCGCTGAGCGGGATGTGGACAGCGCCTGGAATTCTGCCGCCCGCAACCTCGCCCGGGGTGCGGACATCCACCAGGCTGAGCGGCTTGTTCTGCTCCTGACAGGTCTGGAGTTCCTGTGCTGAGTCTATTGCCAGCTTGTCCACAGGGCGGCCGCTGTAAACCCAGGACTGGATGCCGCCGGACAGGTAGCCGAGAATGTTGTCGTATCCGATGCGGTGGAGTTCCGTGCGCATGCGGTCGTAGTCATTTCGGGACGCCACCACAAGCAGTAGGTCCGCATCAGGCTCCACCACCATGCCGACCCAATTGGCCAGGCTGGCTTCGAAGCCGATGTTCAGTGAACCGGGTATATGGTAACCGGCATAGGCGGCGGCATCGCGCACATCGATGACTATGGCCCCTGTCTGCATTTTTTCCTCGAACCGCATGGGTTCCATGGACATGTCCATGGGGCATCGTTCCAGCAGGGGAGCACCCGCAGCATTGGTGGAGATGATGTGGGTGAAGCTTTTGGGCCGGGCCGGGAATTCCTGGCTCATGGCGAGACGGAATTCCTCGAAGTTCTCAAAGCCGAGCATGGCATTGTGGCGTCTTTCGAATCCGAGAGTGGAGCTGGGCTTGGAGCTCATGCCGCGTCCACAGAGGGAACCTGCGCCATGCGCGGGGAAGATCTCAAGGCTGTCGGGGTATTTCTTGAACTTGACGTAGAGGGAATTCCAGAGATTGGTGATCTGTTCGTCCAGCCTGGCATCGCCCACCAGGTCCGGGCGACCGATGTCATTGACGAACAGCACGTCGCCTGTGAGCAGCATCCATGGTTCATTGCCGCGGGTCAGGTCGGTGATCAACAATGACAAAGCGTCAGGGGTATGGCCCGGGGTGTGCAATACTTCCAGTGTGGCCGTGCCCACGGTCAGCTTTTGTCCTTCGGAAAGCGGTGTGAAACCGTAACTGACTGGTGAGGTTTCATAGAGCATGATGTCGCAGCCGGTATGGGATTTGAGCTCCTGGGCACCGGATACGTGGTCTGCATGGACATGGGTATCGATGACATGGATGATCTTCATTCCCTCTTCACGGGAAAGGTCCAGGTAGTCCTGCACGTCGCGTTTCGGGTCCACGACAATCATTTCACCTGCGGCGGGGCAGCCGATGACGTAGGAAAAACAACCAAGTCCGGGCGTGGTGATCTGTTTGAAATACATAGAGACTCCTTAGGGTATCCTCTTCTTGCTTCCGTAAAGGATAAGGACAAAGGGGTCTCTATGCAACATGTGATCACCTATTTAAGTGCGTCCGCCTGTGTGTTGAAGCGTCCGGCCAGGTCTTCCATGATCTTGGCAGCCGTACCGAAGGCTTTCAGCTTTTCTTCGGGTTCGTTCAGGACTCGGCGATAGGCCCACTGGGAGAGATAGAACACCTCGGATTCGGTGCAGGTCTGACAGACCTGCTTGAGGTGGGTGACGATTTCCGCCTTGGTTCTCTCCCGGAGCAAAATGGCTTGTTTGAGTCTTTCACCGGCTTCAGCGGTGTTCTTTTCGTCGGATATGGCGGTTTGCAACTGGCTGTTGGCGCGTTCCACCGCCTTGGATGCGCGGCGGTATTTGGCCGCCATTTCCGTAATGCCGGGATCATCGGCAATGGCCTGGAACAGTTCCGCCGTGCGTTCGATCCTGCGGCTGTTGAGCCGAAGCATGGACTGGATTTCCTCGTTGGTCAGGGTGCGCCGTTCTTTGGAATCTCCGACCACGTATTCGCGCTCGGAGTTTGCGGCGGTATCCACCAGATGGACCATGAAGGCCTGAGCATAAAGATTGTATAGGGTCTCGAGCATGGCTGGATTGAACGCGTAGTCGAGTACAATTTTTCTGGCTCCCTGAATATCGTCGCCGGTCACGGCAAAGCCGTCCAGTTCCCGTCCGTAATACTTGTTCAGCGAAATGATCGAGGCCAGGGAATCCGGCTTGCCCTTGCTGTTGCGCGGCTGAAAACGGTGCAGCAGGTAGTCTGCCAACGACTCGACAAAGGTGAAGGTGATCATTTTGTCTTCAGCCACCTCGATGGTCTGTGGCTCCTCTTGTTCGACCACCGGTGCGGGCGGAGTGGTGTCCTTGGATTCAGCCGTGGACGGAGCGTAATCGGGTTTGGCGTCCTGGCCTTTATTCACCCAGTCCGGCGCTTGTGCCGGCGGGGCGACGGGTTGGACTACTTCCGCCATGTTTGGCGAGTCTTCGTCAGGTTTGTCGAGCAGAAGGTATGCACCAATACCCAGCACCGCAGCGCTGGCGATCAGTATGATGGCGGTTCTGTATTCTTTCATGGTTGTATCTCCTGATTGATAACTGCCTGATTATGCTTCACGTTTCCATGCGTATTCGTTTTTTGGGTCGGCATTTACACAGGTCAGATTGATGTCTCGCAACAACGACCAATAGGTGGTTCCCTTGACGGCCTGTTCGCACATGAGGCGCATGTGCGAGTAGTATTCGAGCAGGGCTACCATCCTGTCGAGTTCAAGACTACCCTGTGCGCCTGTTCTGAGCAATTCATCTTTTAGGTCGTGATATTGGTCCTCAAGCTGGTGCATCGACTTGCCGATATCCACGAATTCTGGAGAGCAGGGCGTGTGCGCTATGTTGAGGATATCCTTGACTTCCCGCCGAAATGCCCGAGCTGATACGGCAGCGACTCCCGGCAGTTGGTGGTCGATGAAAGCATATTGTTGGGACACTTCGGTGATGACGTTCAGCGTTTTTTGAAAATACTGGATAACCCTGAGGACCGCCGGCATCTTGATGGCCACCGGTGCCGGCAGATCCAATTGCTGGACCTTTACGCAAAAACTTCGAATGGCGATGATCAGGGTGTCGATTGCGGTCCTGTCCTTGATGAAATCCTTATGTCGGAATTTGGAAGTCAGCGCTTTCTGGCAGGTCTCCCGGGTCATTTCGCCGAGGCGGCCCAGCTCCATGAACAGGGCGTCAATGGCCAGCGAGGGGGCAGAAAGCACGTTGTCATCCAGATATCTCGGTTTGCCCAATTCGGTGACTTCCCGGCCGATGTGCCGGTCGAGAAAGGCGACCAGTCTTGAGGTGAAGGGCAGGAATATGGCGACGCCGAGCAGGTTGAAGGCCGTATGGAACAGGGCCAGGGCCGTGGCCAGATCATAGTTTGGAGACAGCGAGGCCAAGGTGTGGACCCCTTTGAGGAGCAAGGGAATGAACATGATGGCAATCATGCCCGTGACAAGGTTGAAGATGATGTGGGCGGCAGCCACCTTCTTGGCATTATAGGTTGCACCCAGTACGGAAAACAGGGCTGTGGATGTTGTGCCGATGTTGGTGCCGATGGTAGCTGCGGCAGCGCTTTCCAAGGTGACGATACCTGACATGGCTGCGGTCAGGACCAGGGCCATGGCTGCGCTGGAGCTTTGCATCAGCAGGGTCAGCGTTGCGCCGATGGCGACGAAAAGGAGGATGCCGGTCACTCCGCCGATGTTGAAGGCCGACAGGTCGACCACATTGCCGAAATCCTGGAAGGTCGTTTGCAGGATCTCGATGCCGAGAAAAAAGAGGCCGAAGCCGGTCAGGGCATCTCCGAAGTGTATGCGGCGAGTGTCTGCTCCGGTAAGTCGCAACAGGGCGCCCAGGCCGATGAGCGGCAGGGCCAGGGCCTTGACGTTTACGCTGATGCCCACAGCCGCCACTATCCAACTGGTCACGGTGGTGCCGATGTTGCTGCCGAAGATCACGCCTACGGATTGGGGCATGGTCATGAGGCCTGCGTTGACGAAGCCGATAACGGCCACGGTGATGGCGCTGGAGGATTGGACCAGGGCTGTGACCATGAAGCCGGAAAAAAGTCCGCGCAGGGGCGTTTTGGTCCATTTGCCAAGGATGTTGCGCAAGGCATTCCCAGCAGCACTGCGCAGCCCCTTGGTCATCAGTCTCATGCCGAGCAGGAAGAGGCCGAGGCCGCCGAAAAGTCCAGTGAGGGTGGAAAAAAACATCTTCTGAAAGCAACTCCTTAGAACTATACGATATGACGCTCATAGTTTGCCGTTAAGGCAAAGTAAACAGATTTCACATGACGGTGTTGTGGCAAAGATGCCGGTTGGGAGTGGAGCACCTTTGAATTATGGATGCGAATTGAAATTGGGAACGTCCCGCAGCAGTAATTACTGCTGCGGGACGTTCCGGTTTATAAAGCTTCTAGTTGGGTCAGGAATATATACGATGACTGTCGACGTATACGGTGAAACTGTCCCTTCTGATGCGCCCGATCAAGGTGATGTCATTGCGTTGGGCAAAGGAGATTCCCGCACTGGAGGCTGCGGAAAAACCGCACAAAATCGGAATATTCGCCATGGCCGCTTTGACGGTCAATTCCTGAGCCAGGCGGGAGGTGAGCATGGCGATGTCGGCGTCGGCCAAGGCTCCCCGCGCTATTGCCTTGCCCACGGCCTTGTCAAAGGCACAGTGTCGGCTGACGTCTTCGCCGTAGGCAACCATATGGCCGTTTCTGTGGAACAGGGCCGCCGCATGAGTGGAGCCGGTGCTGTGGTACAACTTTTGCCGTTCCTCGAATTGGTTTCTCAGGAGGAACAGCTCTTCCGGATGAATGCGGAGATGCGCATCGATCGGAAGAATGCAGTCCTGGCGACGATATTGTTTAAGCGAAACAACGGCCTGATCCTTGTCGTTGCCGGTGAACTGGATGCCGAGGAGGTCATCGACGGATTTGATCAATCCAAGGGAAAAAAGATGGCCGGTTATGAGGTGAATGTCATCGCCGGGCGTGCGCGCGATGACGATCTCGGGATGGCCGGAGAGGTGGATGTGCAGAGGTGCCTCCACGGCCACCATGTCTTTGCTTTGAATGAGCCTGCCGTCAACATAGCGTTTCAGCATGGTGGAGCTGACCAGCTTGATGGCTGGTTCATGGCCTGCATCACGATATGACTGCTCCCGGTCGGCGGGACCGGTGGGGAGACGGAGAAGGGGCTGTTGCAATGTGGACATATATGCTCCCTGACTAGGTGCCCAAGCTGTTCCAGATGGTCCTGGCCATTGGCATGAGCCCCTGGTCCTGAGCGTGGATATCCAGATGGATCAGGCCAATGTGGATCGTGTCCAGATCGGGCAATTCAGCGCATTCGCGCAGGTCAATGCCAAGGATGTAGGTGCCGCATGCTCCGCATGCCTCGATCCGTTCATGGGAACGGTTGTCCACGGTGAAGATGTCCCTGGTGTTGTTTTCATCGTTGCCGCAGGCGGGACAGCCGTTGCGTTTGAACCGCCAGTCGTGGCCGCACAGCGAGCAATGCAGATACTTCTTGCCGCCGCCACCCACAAGCTGGTCCAGCTCGGTCGTTTCCTTGGGGGAAAGATAAGCGATGGTCGGGGTGGAGCCGCAGGCCGGACAGGAACCGTGCTCCCAATGCAGCTCGGAAAGGGACTCGCCCAAGCTGCCGACTATAGCACGAAAGACAGGCCCGAAAACGGTCTCTGAAATATACAGCAGGGTTGCGGGTTTGATGTTGAGCTGTACGGAGGTGTTCTCAAAGTGTTTCCAATTGCCTTCAATCAGCGCTTGGGCAAGTCCCGAAATATGTTCAGGATGGTCCAGGTACGCCTGTAAGGCGTTCATGTCGTTCGTATCAAGTTGGAGTATCTCTGCCACGATCGGAAGCAGTCGGCCGATCGATGTCTGCATCAGATCGGTCCACGGCGTGCAGTCCATATCAGCCAAGATCGGGACACCGGCCGAAAGCCGTGAGACGTCCATGGCGGGCGCTTTGATGTTGGCGGTCGTCAGTTCGTCCATAAGCAGGGCTTTCTCCAGCAGCAGCGGGCCGAACCGTGTGGTCAGTTCGCTGTATGCAGGTGAGCGTTTTTGTATCGCTTCGAGAGTGGAGTTGACCGTTTTCGAGTGCATAGTGTGCTCCGTGTTGCCGCCTCATGGCCGGAGCGCCCTGATTGGGAGCGCTCCGGCCTTTTCTTGCGGAGAGGCTCTAAAGGGTTAGGCCTTCATTGCCTTGAATGGTCTTGCCAGTGTGGCGAGGAATTGCTTTTTCGACATAGGGCCTACAGAAGCGTCTGCAACTGAGAACTCATGATAGTTCTTGGGCTCGTCGATCAACAGATAGATGACGTTGACGTCTTCCGGATCGGCAAGCATCGCCTTGGGCCAGTCCTTTTTCAGGGTGGCCAGTCTTTTTTCAGCAAGTTTGAGCATGTCCTCGCGCTCACCGAACTGCATGGTGCCGGTGGGACAGACTTTGACGCACGCCGGAATCATGCCGTTGTGAATGCGCTCGTTGCACATGGTGCACTTGGACATGAGGCCGGTTTCATCGTTGCGCCTGGGGATGTTGTACGGACACGATTCCCTGACCTGTTCCGCCTGTTCCTTGTCGAATCCCTTGGTCTTGTCGGTGAAGACAACCGCTCCGGTCTTTTCGTCCTTGAGGATGGCGCCGTCGATGTAGATGTCGCCGGTCTCCTTGCAGGGCGGGACATCGCAGTGACGGCACTGATCCGGGAAGAAGTTCCAGCGAATGGTGCCGGATTTGTCCATGTAGTCGTGGAATCGGACAAGTTTGTAGTTGTTGGGATTGAGGTCCGGCGGATTTTGATGGCTTCCCCATTGTTTCGTCTTGTTGGCGGGAAGTTCGTGCCATTCCTTGCAGGCCAATTGGCAACCGCGGCAGGCTGTGCAGCGGGAGGTATCTATCAGTATTGTCTTGGGCATGTGGGTCTCCTTAACGTGCTATTTCTGTGAGCTTATCCGTTTTGCGGATGTTCACGCAGCACGCCTTGTATTCCGGTATGGTGGTGTTCGGGTCTCCGACCGACGGGGTGAGTCGGTTGGTGGAGTCTCCGCTGCCGGGCGTTGTCCAACCGAAACAGTATGGCATGCCGATTTCGTGGATGATCTTGCCGTGGATCTTGAGCGGGCGCATGCGCACCGTGACCATGGCAATGGCCTGGACCTTGCCGCGGATGGATTCGACAATTACGCCGTCGCCATTTTCAATGCCCTTGATCTTGGCCAGTTCCGGGCTCATTTCAACGTAGAGCTGGGGTTCAGCCTCAAGCAGGTTGGCAACGTTGCGGGTTTCTCCGCCGCCGCACCAATGTTCGGTCAGGCTGTAGGTGGTCAGCACGATGGGGTAGTTCGGGTCCGCAGGCTTGGCCAGGATATCCGGTGCACTGGTGGTGAACTTGTAGACCGGGCTCGACAGCTGTTTGGAGAACAGGTTCTTGTTTATCGGAGTTTCGGCGGGTTCGTAGTGCTCGGGGAATGGGCCGTCCATGCGGCCGGGGCCGAACAGATGTCCCATGCCATGCGTTTGCATGATGAACGGCAGTTTGCCCTTGCCCGTGGAGAGAGGCGGCCATCCGCCATCGGGTACGTCACCAATCCATTTGCCGTCCTTCCATTCGATGACGGCTTTTTCCTTGTTGTAAGGCTTGCCGTCGAGATTCACGGAAGCGCGGTTGTACAGGATTCGTCTGTTGACGGGCCAGCACCAGGACCAGTTGGGGAACAGGCCGATCTTGGCCTGCATGGGGGTCTGCTCGGCTGAGCGGCGCAGGGACTTGTTGCCGTCTTCTTCGGTCCAACTGCCGCAGTAGAGCCAGTTCAGGCTGGAGGTGGAGCCGTCATCCTTGAGGTCCACGAAGGAAGGAACCTGTTGGCCGCGTTTGTAGAGTTTTCCCTTGACCTCCGTATCTTTGGTGAAGCGGCCGTTGATGCGCTGGCACAGATCTTCGGGGTCGTACTTCTCGGGCCAGTCGAGATTGAGCAGGGGCGCGGCAAAGGTGCCGCCATCCTTGCGGTACATCTCACGGATGGAGTTGAGAAGGGGGACGTACATTTCGCCGAAAGGGCGTGTTTCGAACTGCGGCGGCACGCACTGGTGATGCCAGAGCACCCAGCGGCCCGAGTTGGTCACCGAGCCGGATTTCTCCATTCGGTGCGCCGAAGGCAGCAGGAACATTTCGGTCTTGACCGTTTTGGGATCAACGTCGGGACGGTGCCAGTTTTCGGTGGTTTCAGTGCTGTGCAGCTCGGCACAGACGCACCAGTCGAGTTCGTCCATGGCCTTGCGGACCTTGTGCGTGTTGGCCACGGAGTTCATGGGGTTGAGCCCCATGAAGAAACCGCCCTTGATCTCGCCGCGGTACATGCGGTCGAAGAGGTAGAGGTAGGAGTAGTCGTGACCCTTTTCGATCTTGGGCAGCAGGTTGTAGCAATAGTCGTTGTCGGCAGTGGCTTTGTCGCCGAACCAGCTTTTGAGCAGGCTGGTCATGTAAGCCGGTTTGTGCTGCCACCAGTTGGCAGATTCCGAGTCATGGCTGACCGGAGTGTTGTCCTTGTTGTACTCTGCGAGCGTCTGCCATGGGGCCGCAGGCATGGCCATGTAGCCGGGCAGGATATGGTAGAGCATGGCGTGGTCCGTGGAACCCTGCACGTTAGGCTCACCTCGCAGGGCATTGATGCCGCCGCCTGCGATGCCGATGTTGCCCAACAGGAGTTGGATGATGCCCGATGTGCGGATGTTCTGTACGCCCACGGTGTGCTGTGTCCAGCCCAGCGCATACATGACGGTTCCGGCCTTGTCCGGTCGACCGGTGGCCGAAAAGGTCTTGTAGACCTTGGTCAGGATTTTGGGGTCCACGCCGGTGGTCTGGGAGACCTTGTTTACATCGTAGCGAGAATAGTGCTTCTTGAGCAGCTGGTAGACACAGCGCGGGTC from Pseudodesulfovibrio sp. S3 includes:
- a CDS encoding MBL fold metallo-hydrolase, whose amino-acid sequence is MYFKQITTPGLGCFSYVIGCPAAGEMIVVDPKRDVQDYLDLSREEGMKIIHVIDTHVHADHVSGAQELKSHTGCDIMLYETSPVSYGFTPLSEGQKLTVGTATLEVLHTPGHTPDALSLLITDLTRGNEPWMLLTGDVLFVNDIGRPDLVGDARLDEQITNLWNSLYVKFKKYPDSLEIFPAHGAGSLCGRGMSSKPSSTLGFERRHNAMLGFENFEEFRLAMSQEFPARPKSFTHIISTNAAGAPLLERCPMDMSMEPMRFEEKMQTGAIVIDVRDAAAYAGYHIPGSLNIGFEASLANWVGMVVEPDADLLLVVASRNDYDRMRTELHRIGYDNILGYLSGGIQSWVYSGRPVDKLAIDSAQELQTCQEQNKPLSLVDVRTPGEVAGGRIPGAVHIPLSDILAGKFNLPEDAHHILYCASGYRSNIAASYLQRHGYWDVRALAGGYLAWSRAGFKTE
- a CDS encoding 4Fe-4S dicluster domain-containing protein gives rise to the protein MPKTILIDTSRCTACRGCQLACKEWHELPANKTKQWGSHQNPPDLNPNNYKLVRFHDYMDKSGTIRWNFFPDQCRHCDVPPCKETGDIYIDGAILKDEKTGAVVFTDKTKGFDKEQAEQVRESCPYNIPRRNDETGLMSKCTMCNERIHNGMIPACVKVCPTGTMQFGEREDMLKLAEKRLATLKKDWPKAMLADPEDVNVIYLLIDEPKNYHEFSVADASVGPMSKKQFLATLARPFKAMKA
- a CDS encoding formate dehydrogenase accessory sulfurtransferase FdhD, giving the protein MSTLQQPLLRLPTGPADREQSYRDAGHEPAIKLVSSTMLKRYVDGRLIQSKDMVAVEAPLHIHLSGHPEIVIARTPGDDIHLITGHLFSLGLIKSVDDLLGIQFTGNDKDQAVVSLKQYRRQDCILPIDAHLRIHPEELFLLRNQFEERQKLYHSTGSTHAAALFHRNGHMVAYGEDVSRHCAFDKAVGKAIARGALADADIAMLTSRLAQELTVKAAMANIPILCGFSAASSAGISFAQRNDITLIGRIRRDSFTVYVDSHRIYS
- a CDS encoding formate dehydrogenase accessory protein FdhE — encoded protein: MHSKTVNSTLEAIQKRSPAYSELTTRFGPLLLEKALLMDELTTANIKAPAMDVSRLSAGVPILADMDCTPWTDLMQTSIGRLLPIVAEILQLDTNDMNALQAYLDHPEHISGLAQALIEGNWKHFENTSVQLNIKPATLLYISETVFGPVFRAIVGSLGESLSELHWEHGSCPACGSTPTIAYLSPKETTELDQLVGGGGKKYLHCSLCGHDWRFKRNGCPACGNDENNTRDIFTVDNRSHERIEACGACGTYILGIDLRECAELPDLDTIHIGLIHLDIHAQDQGLMPMARTIWNSLGT
- a CDS encoding Na/Pi symporter, giving the protein MFFSTLTGLFGGLGLFLLGMRLMTKGLRSAAGNALRNILGKWTKTPLRGLFSGFMVTALVQSSSAITVAVIGFVNAGLMTMPQSVGVIFGSNIGTTVTSWIVAAVGISVNVKALALPLIGLGALLRLTGADTRRIHFGDALTGFGLFFLGIEILQTTFQDFGNVVDLSAFNIGGVTGILLFVAIGATLTLLMQSSSAAMALVLTAAMSGIVTLESAAAATIGTNIGTTSTALFSVLGATYNAKKVAAAHIIFNLVTGMIAIMFIPLLLKGVHTLASLSPNYDLATALALFHTAFNLLGVAIFLPFTSRLVAFLDRHIGREVTELGKPRYLDDNVLSAPSLAIDALFMELGRLGEMTRETCQKALTSKFRHKDFIKDRTAIDTLIIAIRSFCVKVQQLDLPAPVAIKMPAVLRVIQYFQKTLNVITEVSQQYAFIDHQLPGVAAVSARAFRREVKDILNIAHTPCSPEFVDIGKSMHQLEDQYHDLKDELLRTGAQGSLELDRMVALLEYYSHMRLMCEQAVKGTTYWSLLRDINLTCVNADPKNEYAWKREA
- the fdnG gene encoding formate dehydrogenase-N subunit alpha → MQMDRRNFLKLAGTGAACLTLSQLGINLTPVRAYAGGLKISGAKEILTVCPFCSVSCNVIGYVKDGKLVSSEGDPDYPVNEGSLCAKGAAMLTMTTSHHRLQKPLYRAPYSDKWEEKGWDWMIERIAKRVKETRDKEFILNNKDGKAVNRIESMFLLGTSHASNEECALTHQFARSLGIVFMDHQARVCHSSTVAALGESFGRGAMTNHWTDIANADSILIMGSNAAEHHPISFKFVLRAKDKGATVMHVDPKFSRTSARSDFHVPLRSGTDIAFLGGMIKYILENERFFKEYVVEYTNASLLVAPGFDFKDGLFSGYDSATRTYDKSSWTYQMDADGKPKRDKTLKDPRCVYQLLKKHYSRYDVNKVSQTTGVDPKILTKVYKTFSATGRPDKAGTVMYALGWTQHTVGVQNIRTSGIIQLLLGNIGIAGGGINALRGEPNVQGSTDHAMLYHILPGYMAMPAAPWQTLAEYNKDNTPVSHDSESANWWQHKPAYMTSLLKSWFGDKATADNDYCYNLLPKIEKGHDYSYLYLFDRMYRGEIKGGFFMGLNPMNSVANTHKVRKAMDELDWCVCAELHSTETTENWHRPDVDPKTVKTEMFLLPSAHRMEKSGSVTNSGRWVLWHHQCVPPQFETRPFGEMYVPLLNSIREMYRKDGGTFAAPLLNLDWPEKYDPEDLCQRINGRFTKDTEVKGKLYKRGQQVPSFVDLKDDGSTSSLNWLYCGSWTEEDGNKSLRRSAEQTPMQAKIGLFPNWSWCWPVNRRILYNRASVNLDGKPYNKEKAVIEWKDGKWIGDVPDGGWPPLSTGKGKLPFIMQTHGMGHLFGPGRMDGPFPEHYEPAETPINKNLFSKQLSSPVYKFTTSAPDILAKPADPNYPIVLTTYSLTEHWCGGGETRNVANLLEAEPQLYVEMSPELAKIKGIENGDGVIVESIRGKVQAIAMVTVRMRPLKIHGKIIHEIGMPYCFGWTTPGSGDSTNRLTPSVGDPNTTIPEYKACCVNIRKTDKLTEIAR